The window AAGATTGATTTACAGACCATAATGGATTGATTTTCTGTAACCAAAAATTGGCATCATGGCTGTTCATTACGCTGTTAGCCAATGAATTGAATAGAGAATTTCTCTTTTCGATTGCATACATGAGCAGGTACTCTGGTTGTTTTGCATTTATTATACACATGTATATTTATTTGTATATATACAACTGTATAATAATTTATGTTTCACAAGTTCAAATACAACCGCTATACTCTGAATTAGCTCACTTATATTTTGAAAACAATGGTTCATTCTTCTTTTTTAACGCTCGGCTCTAACACAATAAATGAACAAGATGTCATTCCAATGAAAGCTCCTGTGCGTTCGGTAGGTAGAAAAGCGACGATTACAAAAGAAGAGTTATTTCAAGCAACTCTCAATCTCATTGGCCCGCAAAAAAGTATTGCTTCATTGAGTTTGCGAGAGATTGCACGTGAAGCTGGTATTGCACCAAATAGTTTCTATCGTCATTTTAAAGACATTGACGAACTTGCAATTGCATTAATCGATCGCGCAGGTTTAGTTTTACGTAAAATTATTCGTGAAGCTCGATTAAAGGCAGTTTTACAACAAAGCATTATTCGCAGCTCTGTTGAAGTCTTTATTCAACAATTAGATGCCGATGAAGGAAATCTCAGTCTATTGCTACGTGAAAGTTATACTGGCTCAACCTC is drawn from Acinetobacter suaedae and contains these coding sequences:
- the fabR gene encoding HTH-type transcriptional repressor FabR — protein: MVHSSFLTLGSNTINEQDVIPMKAPVRSVGRKATITKEELFQATLNLIGPQKSIASLSLREIAREAGIAPNSFYRHFKDIDELAIALIDRAGLVLRKIIREARLKAVLQQSIIRSSVEVFIQQLDADEGNLSLLLRESYTGSTSYKAAVDRQLNFFQQELQEDLIRLEQMNNSKMSHADIAAKAITQLVFNMGAKVLDLPVEQRTEVAEQTMIMIRMILEGARHLDEGSIR